The stretch of DNA TTCGGCATCGATTGTGCTTTCGCATTTTGAACAGCGAGCCTTAAGCGCGGGTTCATGGCTGGATCAGGAGCACCTTGTTTGGCTGCAACTGTAATTTCGCGCGCAAGCTTAGAAAATATTTTCGAGCGCATTGCGTCTTGACGTCCTTTACGGTGCATAATATTTTTAAATTGTGAATGACCTGCCATAGTTTTCCTTCCAGTCTGAGGGCTTTGCTTCTCGTTGGGTTGCTTTTAAGTTTCAGGCGGTAAAACGCGCATCCCACCAGAATAAATTTGCCGCAGTGTTAAGGTGAAGTGATCGAATAAACCCTTTATAAGAAAATTTGCCTTAAAGGTAAAGATACCCTGTAGAGTATCATGACGAGACAGATGTCTTGTCGTTTATCAAAAATCAGGTTATAACAGAATATGATTTCATGGCAAAAGTGGTTTATTCCATGCCTCGCTTTACAAGAGTGGGTGAAAAAACCTGATATGTAAAAAAACTCCACTGCTTTTAAAAGTGGGCAATAACCTGCCTCAATAGTGCAATAAAGAGGCGAATAAAAGGATGTTATAAAGATGGCAACGCAACTTTTGATGCCCAAAGCGACAGCTGTTTGGTTGGTTGATAACACTGCTCTTTCTTTTGATCAGATTGCAGAATTTTGTAAATTGCATGTTTTGGAAGTGAAAGCTATTGCCGATGGCGATGCTGCTCACGGTATTAAAGGACTAGATCCGATTAGTTCTGGACAGTTAACACGTAGTGAAATCGCACGGGTAGAGGCTGATCAAAATGCGCGCTTAAGAATTTCTGAGTCTAGGGTACGTATCCCTGAAAAAAAACGTAAAGGAGCGCGTTATATCCCTCTTTCTCGACGCCAAGATCGTCCAAATGGTATCTTATGGTTGGTGATAAACCATCCTGAGTTGAAAGATGCGCAGATCTCACGGTTGATTGGAACAACAAAAGCAACTATTGAACAAATTCGCCTTAGAACCCATTGGAATAGCGCTAATTTGGTTCCGCTTGATCCTGTAGGATTGGGGTTGTGTTCGCAAATTGATTTGGATTTCGAACTTCAGCGTGCTGCAAAAAACCGTCCTGTTTCTGCCGAAGGGGATCAGTCTTTGCTTCCTGCATCAGTGACGGAAAACGTTGCCCTTAATGAATATCAAGGTGAAGATGATCTTAACAAGAATTTTGATGCCGATAAAGTTTTTGCGAAACTCAATGCGCTGCAGAAAAGTCGTGAGGATGGTGCATAAACAGATGGTAAGTATAAACGCGATTTCACGTTGGTACTAAAAGGCCGTGGGTAAAAAAAGTGAAGACTTTAAAAGATGAGAGATAAAAAATGAGAAAATTTTTTCTTCGTTAGGAATTAAGGACTACTCTTGAAGCGCTATTGAAAGAATATATCTTCCATTTTTATGTTTACAATAAGGAGAATCAGTGTATGCGCTCTACCAGAAATATTATCTTTCATCCCTTAGCGTTGGTCCTTTTTTTCTCAGTGTCTTTGGTTGGTTGTGGCAAAAAAAATTCCGCACTTAGCGGGATGAATGGTGCTTCTTTGAATAATGCAGGCTTTAATCAGGAATCCTCAGGTTTGGGGCAGGAGTTTACTGTTAACGTTGGGGATCGTGTTTTCTTTAGTCTCGATTCTTCTTCAATTGAGCCTGATGCTGAACGTATTTTAATGCGTCAAGCAGAATGGTTGCTTCGTTATCCTTACTATTCTATTATGATTGAAGGACATGCGGATGAGCGTGGTACGCGGGAATATAATTTGGCACTTGGACAGCGTCGTGCTGTTGCTGTGCGCAACTATTTGGTTTCTCTTGGTGTGTCTGCGCAACGCATTCAAACGATTTCTTATGGAAAAGAAAGACCTGTAGCAGTGTGTGATGATATTTCCTGTTGGAACCAAAATCGACGCGCTGTTACAACTCTTAATAACATGAACAGTAATTAAAAAAAACAAATGTTTATCTAAACTATTATATTGGCTCTTGAGGGGAGAAAATCATGTGGATGTGTCTTAAACAAAATTGGAAAACTGTCTTTTGTATGGCGGTTCTCGTAGCCTGTTCTGTTTCGTTTGCTCAAAGTGCAGCACGAAAAGCTTCTCAATATTCTACATATGATTCAGCTTCTGAAGCTGCGGATAAGGCTGCTGATGCTGCGAATAAGGCTGCTGATGCGGTAAATAAGGCTGGTGCTGATGCTGCGGATAAAGCTGTTGATGCGGTGAACAAGGTTGGTGCTGATGCTGCCGATAAAGCTGTTGATGCGGTGAACAAGGTTGGTGCTGATGCTGCGGATAAAGCTGTTGATGCGGTGAACAAGGCTGGTCCTGAAGCGGCGGGTAAGGCTGCTGATGCGGTGAACAAGGCTGGTGCTGATGCTGCCGATAAAGCTGTTGATGCGGTGAACAAGGCTGGTGCTGATGCTGCCGATAAAGCTGTTG from Bartonella taylorii encodes:
- a CDS encoding DUF1013 domain-containing protein → MATQLLMPKATAVWLVDNTALSFDQIAEFCKLHVLEVKAIADGDAAHGIKGLDPISSGQLTRSEIARVEADQNARLRISESRVRIPEKKRKGARYIPLSRRQDRPNGILWLVINHPELKDAQISRLIGTTKATIEQIRLRTHWNSANLVPLDPVGLGLCSQIDLDFELQRAAKNRPVSAEGDQSLLPASVTENVALNEYQGEDDLNKNFDADKVFAKLNALQKSREDGA
- the pal gene encoding peptidoglycan-associated lipoprotein Pal, with translation MRSTRNIIFHPLALVLFFSVSLVGCGKKNSALSGMNGASLNNAGFNQESSGLGQEFTVNVGDRVFFSLDSSSIEPDAERILMRQAEWLLRYPYYSIMIEGHADERGTREYNLALGQRRAVAVRNYLVSLGVSAQRIQTISYGKERPVAVCDDISCWNQNRRAVTTLNNMNSN